One segment of Solanum lycopersicum chromosome 1, SLM_r2.1 DNA contains the following:
- the LOC101263252 gene encoding probable serine/threonine-protein kinase At1g09600, with product MGCVCSKGVSVKKSGRKRNKEKEKNKSSSKRLIASDKEDDVLVDVDNCGNDATTRLISTETIDKSAGSTPPAWDEGEKNPIVFEKPEVPKVQSLAATNATEIGEQPQINRIFSVRNGVDGAQVVAGWPSWLTNVAGEAIKGWVPRKVDSFEKLDQIGQGTYSCVFRAKDLETGKIVAMKQVRFINMDPESVRFMAREIIILRRLDHPNVMKLEGLVTSRVSGSLFLVFEYMEHDLTGLAASPAVKFTESQIKCYIQQLLRGLEYCHSRGVLHRDIKGSNLLIDNNGNLKIGDFGLATLYQTNQKQPLTSRVVTLWYRPPELLLGATDYGVAVDLWSSGCIVAELFAGKPIMPGRTEVEQLHKIFKLCGSPSEEYWKKSKLPHATIFKPQQPYKRCLASIFKDFPPSALVLLDSLLAFEPEYRGSATLALQNEFFTTKPLPCDPSSLPKYPPSKEFDAKMRDEEARRQRGEAREGTKGSGIESCRKAAKQSKAVPAPDANAELPASIQKRKQQLNPTSVSEKYNHEEDGGLVFPFDPSRRSLYNGHLSQVSDSGNSIDTNTNGLGPLMSSQRAFDSSIFGELSAQNSFRPHGAAAHLSRFSNSVAAHGSSRYDMSREVSTHSQWPEEHTTGTYNQLNDSDSSYSLLGKDSSNKKDKHSTGKESAVGYIPKKNRIHYSGPLMPPGGNIDEMLKEHEKQIQQAVRKARIDRNKIRKEHTDNGQTESLLHYTTNGR from the exons ATGGGATGTGTTTGCTCAAAGGGGGTTTCTGTTAAAAAGAGTGGCAGGAAACGAAAtaaggagaaagaaaaaaataaatcttcatCCAAAAGACTTATTGCATCTGACAAGGAGGATGATGTTTTGGTGGATGTTGATAATTGCGGCAATGATGCGACTACGAGGCTTATATCAACAGAGACAATTGATAAAAGTGCAGGTTCCACCCCACCTGCTTGGGATGAGGGAGAGAAGAATCCTATAGTTTTTGAGAAACCTGAAGTGCCAAAGGTGCAAAGTTTGGCAGCAACAAATGCCACCGAGATTGGAGAACAACCTCAGATAAATAGAATATTCAGTGTTCGGAATGGAGTTGATGGTGCACAAGTTGTTGCTGGATGGCCATCATGGCTGACAAACGTGGCAGGTGAAGCTATCAAAGGCTGGGTTCCTCGGAAGGTAGATTCATTTGAGAAGTTGGATCAG ATTGGCCAAGGTACATACAGCTGTGTATTCCGAGCCAAAGACCTGGAAACTGGAAAGATTGTTGCAATGAAGCAAGTACGATTTATCAACATGGATCCAGAGAGTGTTCGTTTTATGGCTAGGGAAATTATAATACTTCGCAGACTAGATCATCCAAATGTTATGAAGCTTGAAGGTCTTGTGACCTCTCGTGTCTCAGGCAGTCTGTTTCTTGTCTTTGAATACATGGAACATGACCTTACAGGTCTTGCAGCATCACCAGCCGTCAAATTTACTGAATCTCAG ATTAAATGTTACATTCAACAGCTTCTTCGTGGACTTGAGTACTGCCATAGTCGCGGTGTCCTTCACCGTGACATCAAGGGTTCAAATCTTCTGATCGACAATAATGGAAACCTCAAGATTGGCGATTTTGGGCTGGCAACTCTTTATCAAACCAATCAAAAGCAGCCTCTAACAAGTCGTGTAGTTACTTTGTGGTATCGTCCTCCCGAGCTTTTGCTTGGTGCTACAGACTATGGAGTGGCTGTAGATTTATGGAGTTCTGGTTGCATTGTAGCTGAATTGTTTGCAGGAAAACCTATAATGCCAGGAAGAACTGAG GTGGAACAGCTACATAAGATCTTTAAACTTTGTGGTTCACCATCCGAAGAATACTGGAAGAAATCAAAATTGCCACATGCGACGATCTTTAAACCTCAACAGCCATATAAGCGCTGCCTTGCCAGCATATTCAAGGACTTCCCTCCATCAGCTTTAGTACTTTTGGATTCTCTCCTGGCTTTTGAACCTGAGTATCGGGGTTCTGCTACTTTGGCACTTCAAAATGAG TTCTTCACAACAAAGCCTCTTCCTTGTGATCCATCATCTTTACCTAAATACCCTCCAAGCAAGGAATTTGATGCTAAGATGAGAGATGAGGAAGCAAGAAG GCAAAGAGGTGAAGCCCGTGAAGGTACAAAAGGATCTGGCATTGAATCTTGTAGGAAGGCTGCAAAACAGTCAAAAGCAGTACCAGCACCTGACGCTAATGCTGAGTTACCAGCATCCATACAG AAGAGGAAACAGCAGTTAAATCCCACAAGCGTTAGTGAGAAGTACAATCATGAAGAAGATGGCGGCCTTGTTTTCCCTTTTGATCCCAGCAGAAGATCTTTATATAATGGTCATTTATCACAAGTCAGTGATTCTGGAAATTCCATAGACACAAATACCAATGGACTTGGCCCTCTTATGAGTTCTCAACGGGCATTTGATTCTTCAATATTTGGAGAATTAAGTGCTCAAAATTCCTTCAGACCTCACGGTGCAGCAGCTCATTTGTCCAGGTTCTCCAATTCAGTTGCAGCTCATGGTAGTTCAAGATATGATATGAGCAGGGAGGTCAGTACCCACTCACAGTGGCCTGAAGAGCACACGACTGGGACATATAATCAGCTTAATGATTCTGACTCATCCTACTCTCTTTTGGGGAAAGACTCTTCCAATAAGAAGGACAAACATTCAACAGGAAAGGAGTCTGCGGTG GGTTATATTCCAAAGAAGAATCGAATCCACTACTCTGGACCTTTGATGCCACCTGGTGGAAACATTGACGAAATGCTGAAAGAGCATGAGAAACAAATTCAGCAGGCTGTCCGTAAAGCTCGTATTGACAGAAACAAGATAAGAAAGGAACACACTGACAATGGGCAAACAGAATCTCTCTTACACTATACAACCAATGGTCGGTGA
- the LOC101263550 gene encoding glucuronoxylan 4-O-methyltransferase 1, with protein sequence MRPKTHGSVSLKLLLICVFIAFLLLFVLRSTLTLSSVSTSSSKSTCSSPKCNKIPSSVAKSLIHYATSAITPQQTQKEILVTSKILDKKSPSNFLVFGLGHDSLMWHTLNYGGRTIFLEEDEAWIQQIKKRFPMLESYHVTYDSKVNQANVLIEAGKGTECTTIADPRYSMCQLALKGLPSEIYDIKWDLIMVDAPTGYYEDAPGRMTAIYTAGMMARNREDGETHVFVHDVNRDVEDKFSREFLCEGYMKKQVGRLRHFTIPSHKSNLNMPFCP encoded by the coding sequence ATGAGGCCAAAAACACATGGTTCAGTTAGCCTAAAGCTTCTTCTCATATGTGTTTTCATAGCTTTCTTACTTCTCTTTGTGTTGAGATCAACATTAACATTATCCAGTGTAAGtacatcatcatcaaaaagtaCTTGTTCATCACCAAAATGCAATAAAATTCCATCATCAGTAGCGAAATCACTCATTCACTACGCAACCTCAGCTATCACACCACAACAAACACAGAAAGAGATATTAGTAACATCCAAGATTCTAGACAAGAAATCACCTAGCAACTTCCTTGTATTTGGTCTTGGACATGATAGCCTAATGTGGCACACACTAAACTATGGAGGACGAACCATCTTCCTCGAAGAAGACGAGGCATGGATACAACAAATCAAGAAGAGATTTCCCATGTTGGAGTCCTACCATGTTACATATGACAGTAAAGTGAATCAAGCAAATGTTTTAATAGAAGCAGGGAAAGGAACAGAGTGTACAACTATAGCTGATCCTAGATATTCAATGTGTCAACTTGCCTTAAAGGGTCTACCTAgtgaaatttatgatattaaatgGGATTTAATTATGGTGGATGCACCAACAGGGTACTATGAGGATGCACCAGGAAGAATGACAGCAATTTATACAGCAGGAATGATGGCAAGGAACAGAGAAGATGGAGAGACACATGTGTTTGTTCATGATGTGAATAGGGATGTTGAGGACAAGTTTTCTAGGGAGTTTTTGTGTGAGGGATATATGAAGAAACAAGTTGGAAGGTTAAGGCATTTTACAATTCCTAGTCATAAGAGCAACTTGAATATGCCATTTTGcccctaa